From the genome of Streptomyces sp. SID8374:
GGCGCGGACGGGGTGCTGCGCGGGCCGGGCGGGGAGGGCCGGGTCGCCGCCGTCGCCCACGAGGACATCGCGGACGCCGCGGCCGCCGTCCTGCTGGACGAGTCCACCGCCCACGACGGCCGGGCCTACGACCTGACCGGCCCCGAGGCGTTCACCCTCGCCGAGGCCGCCGAGGAGCTGAGCCGGGCCACCGGACGCTCCATCCGCTACGTCCCCGAGACCGTCGAGGAGGCCTACGCGTCCCGGGTCGGATACGGGGCCGCCGAGTGGGAGGTGGCCGGCTGGGTCACCTCGTACGAGGCGATCGCGGCCGGCGAACTGGCCGCCGTCTCCGACGCGGTCCCCACCCTCACCGGCCACCCCGCCCAGAGCTTCGCGGAATTCCTCGCGGAGCACCCGGAGAGCTACCGGCATCTGCTGCCCGGAGCCTGACCGGGCTGCTCGGGGCCCGGCTCACCGCCACGGGACAGGGCGCCACGGACTGCCCTCGCTCTCCGTCAGCAGACGGTGGGCGAGGGCGTCCTGTTCGTAGAACGGCCCGTACTCCTCCTCGTCGAACCGCAGCACCCGCCCCCAGCGCGTACCCCGCCGAGAAGTCCTCCCACGACCGGTGGGAGGACTGGCTCAGCGCCCCGGCATGGACGATCGCCTGCTCGGCGTCGGCCGGGGCGCAGTAGCGGCCTGGGCGGTCGCACCGGTGCGGTCCCGCGCAAAAGACCGCACCCGACCCGCTGTGGACGCCGATATCGGCGGCCTGCGGACCGGGTGCGGAAGGCTGGGCGGAGCGGCCCGCGAAAGTGCGGACCGTACCGCCCGGCACGATCAAGCCTTCTTGGTCTCCCAGAAGATCTTGTCGACCTCGGCGATCAGGTCCAGGGCCTTCTGGCCCGTCGCCGGGTCGTTCGAGCCCTTGGCCGCGGAGAGCGCCTTCAGGGTGTCGTTGATCAGCTGGTGCAGCTCCGGGTACTTCTCGAAGTGCGGGGGCTTGAAGTAGTCGCTCCAGAGCACCGAGACGTGGTGCTTCGCGAGCTCGGCGCGCTGTTCCTTGATCAGGATCGCGCGGGTGCGGAAGTCCGCGTCCTCGTTGGCCTGGTACTTCTCCTGGACGGCCTTGACCGACTCGGCCTCGATACGGGCCTGGGCCGGGTCGTAGACGCCGCAGGGCAGGTCGCAGTGGGCGCTGACCTTCACCTTGGGGGCAAACAGGCGGGAAAGCATGGAGCTGTCCTCCTCGTGATCGTCTTCTCAGGTGGGACATTACTCCGTGGAGCGCCGCTTTCCGTGGCTGCCCCTGGGGCTTAGGTCAAAAGTCCGGGGTGGGATTCGGGCCGTCGGCCGAATGTACGGAGCGGAACGCGGTACGCGGGACGGTGTGCCGGAGGAGGACCGGGAGGTGGCCGAGGTGCCGGAGCGGGGACGGGTGTCCGGAGGCGGGCGGGCCGGGCGGCGGCCGTTGCGGGTGGTGGAGGTGACGGGGCCTTCGATGGTGCCCACGCTCTACCACGGGGATCTGCTGCTGGTGCAGTACGGGGCGCCCGTGCGCCCCGGTGACGTGGTGATCCTGCGTCACCCCTTCCAGCAGGACCTGCTGGTGGTGAAGCGGGCGGTCGAACGGCGGCCCGGCGGCTGGTGGGTGCGGGGGGACAACACGTTCGCGGGCGGCGACAGCACGGATTACGGGGTGGTCCCCGAGGAGCTCGTACTGGCCCGGGTGCGGGCCCGCTACCGGCCGCTGCCGAAGGGGCCCAGGGGGCCGAAGGGCAGCGGAAGTCAGCTGTCGGTGACCGCGGTGCTCGGCTGGGCGGTCTCGGCGCTGAGGCCGGTCCGGTCCGCCTCCGCCCGTTTGCGGGCCCGGTAGGCGGCCACGTTGGCGCGGGTGGCGCAGCGGTCCGAGCAGTAGCGCCTCGACCGGTTGGTCGAGGTGTCCAGGTAGGCGTTGCGGCACGGGGCCGCCTCGCAGAGGCCGAGCCGGTCCACGCCGTGCGAGGTCAGGTGGAAGGCGAGGCCCATCGCCGCGATGGCCGCGTACCCGGCGGTCGCGTTGGACGGGTGGTCGGCCAGGTGCATGTGCCAGTCCGGCCTGCCGTCCTCGTCCCGGGTGTCGTGGCCGGAGATCTGCGGGCTCACCGGGAACTCCAGCAGCAGCGAGTTGAGCAGGTCCACCGCGAGCG
Proteins encoded in this window:
- a CDS encoding CGNR zinc finger domain-containing protein, with product MELAYYSDYAVRLVNTEEPARNKDVLTSVEAVRELFGANQQAARRTTDADVTRFRSVRGRLRAVFEAADSGDETLAVDLLNSLLLEFPVSPQISGHDTRDEDGRPDWHMHLADHPSNATAGYAAIAAMGLAFHLTSHGVDRLGLCEAAPCRNAYLDTSTNRSRRYCSDRCATRANVAAYRARKRAEADRTGLSAETAQPSTAVTDS
- the sodN gene encoding superoxide dismutase, Ni; amino-acid sequence: MLSRLFAPKVKVSAHCDLPCGVYDPAQARIEAESVKAVQEKYQANEDADFRTRAILIKEQRAELAKHHVSVLWSDYFKPPHFEKYPELHQLINDTLKALSAAKGSNDPATGQKALDLIAEVDKIFWETKKA
- the sodX gene encoding nickel-type superoxide dismutase maturation protease, translating into MYGAERGTRDGVPEEDREVAEVPERGRVSGGGRAGRRPLRVVEVTGPSMVPTLYHGDLLLVQYGAPVRPGDVVILRHPFQQDLLVVKRAVERRPGGWWVRGDNTFAGGDSTDYGVVPEELVLARVRARYRPLPKGPRGPKGSGSQLSVTAVLGWAVSALRPVRSASARLRAR